In Zingiber officinale cultivar Zhangliang chromosome 6A, Zo_v1.1, whole genome shotgun sequence, a single genomic region encodes these proteins:
- the LOC121995771 gene encoding tRNAse Z TRZ4, mitochondrial-like isoform X1, with protein sequence MLSEQRNQGKVSEMEEKKEILEFNKRHAEGRDKIDKQKNFQLKIQKLNPVNTICYVQIFGIGMDTRDTLLSVLLFFDRQRFIFNAAELGASSRSDFNCKRTEGLVS encoded by the exons ATGCTAAGCGAACAGAGAAACCAGGGGAAAGTGTCGGAGatggaggagaagaaagaaataTTAGAGTTTAACAAGAGACATGCGGAGGGGAGGGACAAGATCGATAAACAGAAGAACTTTCAACTAAAGATCCAGAAATTGAATCCTGTTAACACAATTTGCTACGTTCAg ATCTTTGGAATTGGCATGGACACACGAGATACTTTGCTATCAGTCTTGTTATTTTTTGACAGACAAAGGTTCATCTTCAATGCTGCGGAG TTGGGGGCATCAAGCCGATCAGACTTTAATTGTAAAAGAACGGAAG GACTAGTCTCATGA
- the LOC121995771 gene encoding tRNAse Z TRZ4, mitochondrial-like isoform X2, with protein sequence MLSEQRNQGKVSEMEEKKEILEFNKRHAEGRDKIDKQKNFQLKIQKLNPVNTICYVQIFGIGMDTRDTLLSVLLFFDRQRFIFNAAELGASSRSDFNCKRTEGNR encoded by the exons ATGCTAAGCGAACAGAGAAACCAGGGGAAAGTGTCGGAGatggaggagaagaaagaaataTTAGAGTTTAACAAGAGACATGCGGAGGGGAGGGACAAGATCGATAAACAGAAGAACTTTCAACTAAAGATCCAGAAATTGAATCCTGTTAACACAATTTGCTACGTTCAg ATCTTTGGAATTGGCATGGACACACGAGATACTTTGCTATCAGTCTTGTTATTTTTTGACAGACAAAGGTTCATCTTCAATGCTGCGGAG TTGGGGGCATCAAGCCGATCAGACTTTAATTGTAAAAGAACGGAAG